The following coding sequences lie in one Musa acuminata AAA Group cultivar baxijiao chromosome BXJ1-8, Cavendish_Baxijiao_AAA, whole genome shotgun sequence genomic window:
- the LOC135587252 gene encoding KH domain-containing protein At1g09660/At1g09670-like, which translates to MDERIPPPAYFQYSPSGVHSSPSPHHSMRSPATSDRERYLAELFAERQKLGPFLQVLPFCYRLLNHEIVRASGLAPNQTFVEHERIEPFSPLRLTGHPPIGGPMDLEGRSGMHTEENEYFQRIGVLQSSTSGWNGTPGVTTSPVVKKVIRLDVPVDKYPNYNFVGRLLGPRGNSLKRVEASTQCRVYIRGQGSVKDSIKEEKLRDKPGYEHLNEPLHVLVEAEFTADIIDARINQAVAILEDLLKPVEESVDYYKKQQLRELAILNGSLREESPHMSPSASPFNSTSMKRAKTGR; encoded by the exons ATGGACGAAAGAATCCCACCTCCTGCTTACTTCCAGTACTCCCCTTCTGGTGTCCACTCATCTCCTTCCCCTCACCACTCCATGAGGTCTCCGGCCACCTCCGACAGGGAAAG GTATTTAGCTGAACTTTTCGCTGAGAGGCAGAAACTGGGGCCATTTCTGCAAGTATTGCCATTTTGTTACAGGCTTCTAAACCATG AAATTGTGCGGGCTTCTGGTCTTGCACCTAACCAAACCTTTGTTGAGCATGAGAGAATTGAGCCTTTCTCTCCATTAAGGTTAACTGGGCACCCACCTATTGGTGGACCCATGGATCTGGAGGGGCGATCAGGGATGCACACAGAG GAAAATGAATACTTTCAAAGGATTGGGGTCCTTCAATCATCAACTTCCGGGTGGAACGGAACTCCTGGAGTTACTACGAGCCCTGTTGTGAAGAAAGTCATCAGACTAGATGTTCCTGTCGACAAGTATCCTAAC TACAACTTTGTTGGCCGTCTATTGGGACCACGAGGGAACTCCTTGAAAAGAGTTGAAGCTTCAACTCAATGTAGAGTTTATATACGTGGCCAGGGTTCAGTGAAAGATTCTATAAAG GAAGAAAAACTTAGAGATAAACCTGGATATGAACACCTTAACGAGCCACTGCATGTACTCGTTGAGGCAGAGTTTACAGCTGACATAATTGATGCTCGTATAAATCAAGCTGTCGCCATATTAGAAGATCTTCTGAAGCCCGTG GAGGAATCTGTGGATTACTACAAGAAGCAACAACTGAGGGAATTAGCTATACTGAATGGCAGCTTGAGAGAAGAGAGCCCTCATATGAGTCCCAGTGCATCCCCGTTCAACAGCACCAGCATGAAACGAGCAAAAACAGGGCGTTGA